One Gloeothece verrucosa PCC 7822 DNA window includes the following coding sequences:
- a CDS encoding FeoA family protein, whose product MTSEKRAKKWKFDFIGGSEGSLQVNDELGEDSFFPLTQAKAGDQVWITGLSNTQDIKPLLVLGLQPGNKLEILPPTSGGSIIVSCEGNRIGLSVEIARQIMVTDNSSLLEEI is encoded by the coding sequence ATGACTTCCGAGAAACGGGCTAAAAAATGGAAATTTGATTTTATCGGAGGAAGCGAAGGAAGCTTACAAGTCAATGATGAATTGGGGGAAGACTCTTTTTTTCCGTTGACTCAAGCTAAAGCCGGTGACCAAGTTTGGATCACGGGTTTAAGCAATACCCAAGATATTAAACCCTTGCTTGTTTTGGGTTTACAGCCTGGGAATAAATTAGAGATTCTTCCGCCTACCTCTGGGGGTTCAATTATTGTTAGTTGTGAAGGGAACCGTATTGGGTTAAGTGTAGAGATTGCTCGTCAGATTATGGTGACTGATAATTCAAGTTTACTAGAAGAAATTTAA
- a CDS encoding iron uptake porin, with translation MSNQYWKLLPVTSAMVMAQLLTVDIKTSVAQEASPMASQTEALQFLQRRNQLKQINVDNPNEPMSQVTNVNQLRDVSPSDWAYEALRSLVERYGCIVGYPDRTFRGDRALTRWEFAAGLNACLTQLERMIQEGVAVVREDLEKLRRLAQEFQAELTALGTRVDNLESRAAFLEDHQFSTTTKLNGEVVFGISGVATGQRNNGSEQIPKITTFGHRTRLELNTSFTGEDNLFTRIATGTVPELEETAETPQANLAFAQPEDSKVSIEVLYYNFPINKNISAWIEANGGAWDDFTNTLNALDGDGGAGALSVFGTRNPIYYQGENGGVGFQGTIGPFQWSAGYLASLKESPLPGEGLFNGPFAALAQFGYVPNDDFGVALIYNHGYNTLYAGSNSRLRGLGRLFTDSIVGTNHDTYSLGFKWKLMDHFIVSGWGGYSDAKTLKSYEDPDTGGTVSRGYLDIWNWAITLGFPDIIKEGSLAGIVIGQPPWVTSSNINLGDGSRLREDSPFHVEGFFQFPFTDNIQITPGIIFVDSPDNNKSNSGLVIGVIRTTFTF, from the coding sequence ATGTCAAATCAATATTGGAAACTTCTGCCAGTAACTTCAGCTATGGTAATGGCTCAGTTGCTGACAGTTGACATTAAGACTTCTGTGGCTCAAGAAGCCTCTCCTATGGCTAGTCAAACAGAAGCATTACAATTTCTTCAACGCCGCAATCAATTAAAACAAATTAACGTTGATAACCCTAACGAACCCATGTCTCAAGTGACAAACGTTAATCAATTGCGGGATGTATCTCCGAGTGATTGGGCTTATGAAGCTTTGCGGAGTTTAGTAGAAAGATATGGCTGTATCGTGGGCTATCCGGACCGCACCTTCCGAGGAGACCGGGCCTTAACCCGTTGGGAATTTGCGGCGGGATTAAATGCCTGTTTAACCCAGTTAGAAAGAATGATCCAAGAAGGAGTTGCCGTAGTCCGAGAGGACCTCGAAAAACTCAGAAGATTAGCCCAAGAATTTCAGGCAGAGTTAACCGCTTTAGGCACTAGAGTCGATAACTTAGAATCTCGTGCTGCCTTCTTGGAAGACCATCAATTTTCCACCACCACCAAATTAAATGGGGAAGTGGTTTTTGGCATATCTGGAGTAGCCACAGGACAGAGAAACAACGGAAGCGAACAGATCCCCAAAATCACCACCTTTGGACATCGTACCCGTTTAGAACTCAATACCAGTTTTACTGGGGAAGACAACCTTTTTACTCGTATTGCCACAGGAACAGTACCGGAATTAGAAGAAACCGCCGAAACGCCTCAAGCTAACCTGGCTTTTGCTCAACCCGAAGATAGTAAGGTTTCCATCGAAGTTCTCTACTATAACTTTCCCATCAATAAGAATATTTCTGCCTGGATAGAAGCCAATGGCGGGGCATGGGATGATTTTACCAATACCTTAAACGCGCTCGATGGCGATGGTGGCGCAGGAGCGCTCTCGGTGTTTGGCACTCGTAACCCAATTTACTATCAAGGCGAAAACGGCGGGGTAGGTTTTCAGGGAACGATCGGTCCTTTTCAATGGAGTGCGGGTTATTTAGCCTCTTTAAAAGAAAGCCCATTACCTGGAGAAGGTTTATTTAACGGTCCTTTTGCGGCATTGGCTCAGTTCGGCTATGTACCTAATGATGATTTTGGGGTAGCGTTGATTTATAATCACGGCTACAATACCTTATACGCGGGTAGTAATAGCCGTTTACGAGGACTGGGGCGACTTTTCACTGACAGCATTGTGGGCACTAATCATGATACCTACAGCTTAGGCTTTAAATGGAAACTGATGGATCATTTTATCGTGAGTGGATGGGGCGGCTATAGCGATGCCAAAACCCTCAAGTCTTATGAAGATCCTGACACGGGCGGCACAGTTTCTCGAGGATATTTAGACATTTGGAATTGGGCAATCACTCTCGGTTTTCCCGATATCATTAAAGAAGGCAGTTTGGCAGGTATTGTTATAGGACAACCCCCCTGGGTAACATCTTCCAATATTAATTTAGGTGATGGCTCTCGTTTGCGGGAAGATTCTCCTTTTCATGTAGAAGGGTTTTTCCAATTTCCGTTTACTGACAACATTCAGATTACTCCAGGGATCATTTTTGTAGATTCACCCGATAACAACAAGAGTAACTCAGGATTAGTGATCGGTGTGATTCGCACCACCTTTACTTTTTAG
- a CDS encoding Fe(3+) ABC transporter substrate-binding protein, which yields MNKITRRVFIGAGAATAAVAASQLSKLTLISAQTREVNLYSSRHYNTDRRLYDNFTKQTGIKVNLIEAEADPLIERIKSEGRNSPADILITVDAARLWRAYQAGLFTPVNSKILQQKIPANLREPKGHWFAFSERLRVIMYNKNRVKPSQLSSYDDLANPKWKGKVVSRSSSSTYNQSFVAWLIATRGEAAAEKWCRGFVANFARPPQGNDKGQIEAVAAGAADLTLANTYYLASYANDKDPAKRAIYQQVGVFFPPKGVHVNVSGAGVLKTAPNRDAAIKFLEYLVTPEAQNFFAQGNNEYPVVQGVTLTPALAKFGAFKPDLANVASYGPNLGKAVQVMNRAGWK from the coding sequence ATGAACAAAATTACCAGACGAGTCTTTATTGGAGCCGGAGCCGCCACCGCAGCAGTCGCCGCTAGTCAACTGAGTAAATTAACCCTAATCTCAGCGCAGACTAGGGAAGTAAATCTCTATTCATCTCGTCACTACAATACTGACCGTCGTCTATACGACAACTTTACCAAGCAAACCGGCATTAAAGTTAATCTAATAGAAGCCGAAGCAGACCCTTTAATCGAAAGAATTAAAAGCGAAGGGCGCAACAGTCCAGCAGACATTTTAATCACCGTAGATGCCGCGCGTTTATGGCGGGCTTATCAAGCCGGACTTTTTACGCCAGTAAACTCAAAAATTTTACAGCAAAAAATTCCAGCCAACCTGAGAGAACCCAAAGGTCACTGGTTTGCTTTTAGTGAGCGCTTGCGGGTAATTATGTATAACAAGAACCGGGTTAAACCCTCTCAACTCTCTTCTTATGATGATTTAGCTAACCCGAAATGGAAAGGTAAAGTAGTAAGCCGCTCCTCGAGTAGCACTTATAATCAATCTTTTGTCGCTTGGTTAATTGCCACACGTGGAGAAGCCGCAGCCGAAAAATGGTGTCGGGGGTTCGTGGCTAATTTTGCTCGCCCTCCTCAAGGAAATGATAAAGGACAAATCGAAGCTGTAGCCGCAGGAGCGGCAGATTTAACCCTAGCGAATACTTATTATTTAGCCAGTTATGCCAATGATAAAGACCCGGCTAAACGAGCTATCTATCAACAAGTGGGTGTATTTTTTCCCCCTAAAGGAGTTCATGTTAATGTCAGTGGGGCGGGTGTTCTTAAAACAGCGCCTAACCGAGATGCCGCTATTAAGTTTTTAGAATATTTAGTCACCCCAGAAGCCCAAAACTTTTTTGCTCAGGGAAATAATGAATATCCCGTCGTTCAAGGCGTTACATTGACTCCCGCTTTAGCCAAGTTTGGTGCCTTTAAACCCGACCTAGCGAATGTCGCCAGTTATGGACCTAACTTAGGAAAAGCCGTACAAGTGATGAACCGTGCCGGCTGGAAGTAA
- a CDS encoding DUF3593 domain-containing protein produces MLPKDTLFAVSLFPYLGFLWFLTRSGKMPRLALIGFYVLLVFVGVTIPAGIYARVHYGEQLANIDWLHGSAESFLTLSNILIALGFRQAIVERRQQVSDSSQTPIPSIAYAKKEPTK; encoded by the coding sequence ATGCTTCCTAAAGATACTTTATTTGCAGTTTCTCTCTTTCCCTATCTCGGTTTTTTGTGGTTTCTTACCCGTTCTGGTAAAATGCCGCGTCTCGCTTTAATCGGTTTTTATGTTCTGTTAGTGTTTGTTGGTGTGACGATTCCCGCAGGTATATACGCTAGGGTTCATTACGGCGAACAGTTGGCTAATATAGATTGGTTACATGGGTCAGCAGAATCTTTTTTAACCCTCTCTAATATTTTAATTGCTCTAGGTTTTCGGCAAGCCATTGTTGAACGTCGCCAACAAGTTTCTGACTCCAGTCAAACCCCTATTCCATCCATAGCCTACGCCAAAAAAGAGCCGACAAAATAA
- a CDS encoding DUF2499 domain-containing protein, translated as MHALSIPTWIIHVSSVIEWLAATWLVWTYGEVSGDRVWRVFSYAMLPSLVGALSACTWHFFDNTPSLDWLVTVQASMTVLGNCTLCAAAWWIWRSSQKKPN; from the coding sequence ATGCACGCTCTATCAATTCCTACTTGGATTATTCATGTTTCTAGTGTTATAGAATGGTTAGCTGCCACTTGGTTAGTCTGGACTTATGGAGAAGTAAGCGGTGATCGCGTTTGGCGTGTTTTCTCCTATGCTATGTTACCCTCTTTGGTAGGAGCCTTAAGCGCTTGTACTTGGCATTTTTTTGATAATACTCCCTCCTTAGATTGGTTAGTCACTGTACAAGCATCCATGACAGTTTTAGGAAATTGTACCCTCTGTGCTGCGGCTTGGTGGATTTGGCGTTCTTCTCAAAAAAAACCTAATTAA
- a CDS encoding GlcNAc-transferase family protein: MIRFAPRWDTLLIDMLAMCPSKKAILTAYPPGYEPPRTLLSNIPSRVVPANFDQSGVLVLMSEGDLTECSTPQLGAFIAAGFMFADASIIQQVPYDPEIYFYGEEVLFSARAWTRGWDIYHPHQAVCWNYYNSTEKQTRPVHWADHQNWWTFNGVSEQRFRINVDLHKQITPSYCPLGLKFETLWARLEPIDLMGTEVLNLSPEDLLLILCAQAAKDFMEYGEQLAQICDLAQLLHSHQNLDWKYIIKQAKLSGNWRLLLLYLFLANNVLGAPLPDEVSSYIKAEPIIKSLAVKVRERLLNKKQHLSSLLIDPIFYIQVRERLQDKLLYFLNYINPLYYLKGRKRIGIKLNCLIKLNYPKLSFLSGIKSIKDKFSSFSKAFSLE, from the coding sequence ATTATACGCTTTGCCCCCAGATGGGACACACTATTAATTGATATGCTTGCTATGTGTCCCAGTAAAAAAGCTATCCTGACTGCGTATCCTCCTGGCTACGAACCTCCAAGAACTTTGCTATCAAATATCCCTTCTCGCGTCGTTCCTGCTAACTTTGATCAATCAGGCGTTCTTGTTCTTATGTCAGAGGGAGATTTAACCGAGTGTTCTACCCCTCAACTCGGGGCATTTATAGCGGCTGGATTTATGTTTGCCGATGCGTCTATTATTCAACAAGTGCCCTATGATCCCGAGATCTACTTCTATGGTGAAGAAGTTCTCTTTTCAGCGAGAGCATGGACGCGAGGATGGGACATCTATCACCCTCATCAAGCAGTGTGTTGGAATTATTACAATAGCACTGAGAAGCAGACACGACCCGTACATTGGGCAGATCATCAAAATTGGTGGACTTTTAATGGAGTCTCCGAACAGCGCTTTAGAATTAATGTAGATTTACATAAACAAATAACGCCCAGCTATTGCCCTCTAGGATTAAAATTTGAGACTTTATGGGCACGCCTTGAACCCATTGACCTTATGGGAACAGAGGTACTTAATCTATCCCCAGAAGATTTACTTCTAATTCTCTGCGCTCAAGCCGCTAAAGACTTTATGGAATATGGGGAACAATTAGCCCAAATATGTGATCTCGCCCAACTCCTCCACTCTCATCAAAATTTGGATTGGAAATATATTATTAAACAAGCCAAATTATCAGGAAATTGGCGTTTACTTTTGCTTTACCTTTTCCTAGCAAATAACGTTTTAGGTGCCCCTCTACCTGACGAAGTTTCCAGTTATATAAAAGCCGAGCCAATAATAAAATCACTAGCCGTAAAAGTTCGTGAAAGATTGCTTAATAAAAAGCAACATCTATCTTCACTGCTTATCGATCCTATTTTTTATATTCAAGTAAGAGAACGTTTACAAGATAAATTACTATATTTTCTTAACTATATCAATCCTTTATATTATTTAAAGGGAAGAAAACGCATTGGTATAAAACTTAATTGCTTAATTAAATTAAATTACCCCAAATTATCTTTTTTATCTGGGATAAAATCAATTAAAGATAAGTTTTCTTCTTTCTCTAAAGCATTTTCTTTAGAATAA